The sequence GTGTCTAACAGAGCTATTAACCCACAAAAATGTTATAAAATGCCAATTCATTATGCTTGAATGCCTACAAATAATAATGTACAAACAAAATTCCTACAGAATTTTAAACACTACAATTTGATGGCTCCAATCAAGGATTACAGGCTCAAAACAGAAATTTCATGGGTGGGATTGAGGCTATGAAACCTGAAGAACTTTAGGACTGTAAAATCCAACATATCATTAGACCGAGGGAGGAAATTTCCTTGAgttacaataaatttaatcGCTGGTGAGCAGTAATAGTCTCATTCACAATCATATGATGTATGTGGTAAAATTTTCTAAACAGTGCTGAAAATTCCTAAACAATGCCATGCATGAAGCTTTTCCCCCTTGACATGATATATCAAAGAAATACAGTTTACAAGACATACGATCCAATTTCATAATGTATGAGAGAACACGtcttgagaaaaataaaaattaactagATACAAAAAGTGTCTGGAAATCTTCATTCAATGCTAATTAAGAACCGAATAATCAAAATGTAGTACTCAGCAGagctaagaaaatacaaagTGTATACGAGACTAGAGTAAGTGCTTTAGATTTCAGATAGTTATTCTTGCAAGTCTCTTAGGTCAATTCAAGTATTGAAGCTAACGAAGAGTATCAAATGAAGATTTAATGTATATCAGCAGCAAATTGCTgattttgtttcatttctttttaagagACATCAATTGCTGCAACTTAAGCACCTGCAATGCTTGCTAAAATTCTCAATAGTCTAGACATCACTTTCACGGTTACAGAAACAACTCACTGCATTGACACGGAAAGGTCTGCTGGCAATGTAATTTGACTCTAAGCATTCTGAGTGAACAAGGAACAGTCCTCTAGCAAATGAACCAACCTGTGAAACAATATTCACGGCACCataatttatcatattcagCAAGTTAAATGGtaaattgttaaataaaaaatgtcatACGTAAGAAACAAGGAGCTACCAGAAGCCCTTCACCAGGTCTCATGAGGCTACAGAGATCCACACAAACACGATCACCCATTCCAGCTGCTTGAATTTTGCTTACTGTTGCTTTTGTCAAGATCAACACATTGCTTGCTTCATTCCTTCTGTCAAAATAGTTCTGACAATAGCAACTGGGATAAGAAGCAATGCTTGAGAACTGAAGGAACCTAAGTCCATTCCTTCAATGAAATTACCTTGAGCTCAAACACAGCTTCAACATCCTCAACTCTTAGAATAATTCCACCCAAACCATGCTCCAAGGCCTACtaacaaaagaagcaaatagGTAGATGACGAAAGGATGCATGCATTAATGGGACAAATGTTAAAGAATATAACCAACAACTCAAGCATCAAATCTCATTCTTTCTTAATCATTTGTGGTGTTTGATAGATACCTCAAGGAAGACTTTTGCCTCAGAAGGAGTTTTTGAGACTGCAAACACTGTTTTCTGACTGCCTTGGAATGCTGCAACAATATTCTCTGCAGGTATTATCTAAGAAAACACAAGGAATTCTTAGAAGCTCAATTTtgcaaatattaataagaaaagacAACACGTTTTCTGAGTAACTAATTCCATTATCTACATAAACTGAAAATAATCGTGtctaacaatttaattatacaaGATCTGACCTAAAGTTAGGTGAAAATATACTTATATCAGTACAGTACCAGATAGTAAATTTGGCGTCCAAGAGTCAAAACTCTAGCGCATGCCAAGTAATCAGTGTTCAAGTTAGGGGGAATGAAAAGCATGGTTGCTATAACTTGATACTCCCATTGGATAAGCACagttttattcaaaataaaaccaaactaaaaaatttgaaCTTGGTTGACATGCTTAAGACTGAAGCtattagataacaattaataattgataattgtGAAGTGTGGATAAACAAGCAAACCTGCCAATCCAGTAAATTGACAACAATATTCTCAGCCTGTGCATTTTCTAATTGAAACTGCTCCAGCTCTTGTGGGGTAGAAACGTCAAACGTTGCAGCAACCCTTTTATTCTCACCATCTAAAATCTCGTCCTCTTTAACAAACAGGGGATATATCATTGCAGTTGCTGTACATCCCAATaacaaaaatttcaaaatgagaagaaTTCACATACCATATTCACTCTAATGAATAACaatgatattatataaaacaTTCAGTATTTATAACTGGCTTTACAATCAACCACTGTTTTCTTTTAAGGCTTTGTTCAGAGAATAATCATGTAGAGTCAAATTCATATAAACTTGTGGTatcatttcatttctttaagaatgtattattattattttaatttgaaagaattgaatCTAGCAAGTATAATCTTTCCAAACATGAGaattaactaaaatagaattcaattgaattggATTCTTGCAACTTTTAGACTTTCCGaacaatatataaatatatcctcgACAATTGAAAAACCATATGATAAATCTTGactcaagaaacaaaaaaaagaaaaagaaaattataacaaaGTTGTAAAGAGTCTTAACATGACCATTCATCGGCAAGTTCTCGACATTTGTAGCAAAATATGAAGGTGTTCCAGCCTCTTTCAACAGCAGCAGTCATAACTTGCTTATTTTCTGTCCATATCCATACTTTCTTCAATTTATCGTAGTCCCCAGATGATATTCTTGAAGCATTATTCAAAGAAGACATTGCCACGAAAGAATTGTGGTTTGTTTTTAACTTTCTTGAGTAACAACTGTTCCACAAAATGTTTAAACTACCTGCCAAAAATTCATCAGAATTCAACAAAGTTAAGTAGTTACATAAAGAATTTGTACATGGGTTTATGTAGAATTTGAGAGAAGTGTAATTAGAATGCACCTGGTTGAGGAGGGAAGGCAGTTGAGAGTTGTTTCGGGAGGATAGTAGTATTAGCAGAAGAGGGCAACAGCACAGCCATTGTTTctgttattatttatgtttcttCCCAATGAGCCCAGTGGGAAGtggatgattttatttttttccttggGTTTGGAAATAATCATGGAAATGTTTATATAAACAAATCCTCTCAATGTCTGCGCCCATTAGTTCTTTCTTcctattaaaaatttcatttaagaaattttatatagaatttatcttaaatgaaataaatattatgttaaaaataaattataaaaaaattaaaataaatataatgttaaaaataaattataaaaaaattaaaaggagaagatgataaataaaattaaaaaaatattttttttaatattaggaaatttatagtatttagcctattatattaaataattgtataTAAAACGGATAATAAAAtgtctaaataatttttataatttaattaaaatttaaaaatcactCTTTAAGTTAGGTAGTCGTACaccagaaaataataaaatttaaatatattttattatttatacataaaatattaaattttaaaaaaatacagtAAACCTATTCCCATAAAAAAGAACTACCATAtacaattgaaaaataattaaataaagttagtgttatctatttttttattttattaagtcaacatgtttaatttttcaaaaaaattaataagattcTGATTAACTTCCATTTCTGTTTTAATTAAagatagttttataaaaatattaaatactataactatttaaaataattatatatcaatcataaaaaaacaaaaaaatagaataaattaaaataaaataattatcaatttaaaaaatatcccAACTCCGTCAATCCTTTTTCCTTCTCGCGAACCACGGGAGCGCCTAGCGCCTAGCGCCCAGAGGAGCAAAACTCATTTTCCTTTCAGGGTAAAGCGGCGCATAAAAGGGCTGGCCTGTCAAAAGTCCGGTTCCTTCGCGAACGAAGTTCAGAATCAACAAGGATTCGTAGAATGAAGGGAGTGTACAACTGAGGCGCAGCCCCACTTTTTTGTTCGTAACGAGAGAGAGATAGAATGGAGTTCTTCACGAAGTTCGAGACAAAGGAATAAAAGATAGTTTCTCTATGGCCTCCTCGTTTTGAGAAAAAGTGGACTGATTttgtagaaaaagaaaaagaaaaagagaagactTCCAAAACTTCTGCAGTATATAAAATTGTTTGCTGTCTGcatcaaaattattaattttcgtGGGAACCTAAAAATATTACACTATCTCAgatgaaaaagagaagaagaaaataagctAAGAAGTTGAAAACTTAAAGAGCATGTAATGCTTGTAAGATTTCCCTGGATTGACAATCACGGAAGGGAAATTAGGATGATTCACTGCATCAGGATAACCCTGAGTCTCCAAGCACAAAGCTGCATGAGGTTTATACACAAATCCACCTTTGCCCTTCTTCTCCAATGTGTTGCTTGTATAGAATTGCAGTCCAGGTTGATTCGTAAACAACTCCATTACTCTTCCAGTCTTCTTATCATGCACAATCGCTGTCTTCTTCATCTTGTTGTGGGCGCTGGCGTCGAGTGCGTAATTGATATCGTAGCCTTTCGGGAGTTGGTTGATCTTGCTACCAATTGTTGCGGGGTTAAGGAAATCGTAAGGTGTTGCTTTGACTGATACAATCTGGCCTGTGGGAATAAGCTGGCTGTCAAGTGGAGTGTACCGGGACGCAAATATTTGGATTTCTTGGGATAAAATGTCGCCACTGCTCTGGCCGCCAAGGTTCCAGTAGGCATGGTTAGCAAGGTTCACAGGGGTAGACTTCTTTTGAGCTTTTGCTTTCATTGTTATACTCAATTGGTTGTTCTCAAGCAGCGTGTAAGCTAGAGTGACACGAAGATTACCAGGGAATCCTGCTCCACCATCACACAGAGACTTTAGCAATTGATCATTGCAAATGAAAATACACACTGTTAAGCTGACAATGATACTAACCTTCTTCGCCATCAAAGCTGCGATAGGTAAGGGTAATGTGAGGAGTATGGCCAGCTTGCTTATATTTCTTAACTTTCCAAACAACTTTGCTGAATCCTTTACGGCCACCtgaaatcaaaataattaatgatcaCTTAATCTGTAGGAGCGAAGTAATTATTGGGAAAAAAAGAGGAGGCAATAATTGGGTAcccaaataataataataattaaaaagaaaaagaaagatgcgATAATATACCATGAAGCATGTTCTTCCCTTCATTAGGAACAAGTTTATAGGTGGTTCCATTCAAAGTAAATTGAGCACCAGCAATTCTATTAGCAACCCTTCCAACAGTGGCTCCAAAGCTTGATGTGTCATTCTGTCCAACAAGAAAGGTTCAGGAagcaataattatttttctttttagggaACAAATCCACATTCAGTTTCTTCAGTCACATGAAATATATCTCACTGAcgatcaatttaagaaaagaaaattaattctttGTAAGAAAATTCATAGGTCAAATAAAGCGGAAtatgtcaaaaagaaaatcattattTTGTAGGTATACAGCGTGTCCAATCacgtgttaggattaaatgcAAATTGAAGGATAAGATAGAATTGAAAAGTCAAACAACAGCAACATAAAAATCATCGGATGTGGTCCGGCTTTTGACCTCAGAGAATTCTGtcaattaacaaaaaaaaaaaagagtaatttcttttctttaatatgagttAGAATTACCAAAGATTTAAGAAGATAGgctaaaattatcaaaacccacagtgattttttattttgattttattttcaacTAATATGCCTTTCACAATTACTAATATATTGGCaaatagaaaagaattgttttcttttctttcttctgccgtttctataataataaataatgtaaCGTCCAACTAAGATATCATTTAGACttttattatgagaatatatagattttatttacataggaaaagatttcaatttgaaataaaaataaatgagagcAACAACATGAAatggaaaataatgaagtattGAGAAAAGTATTTTGCTAAATTTGGTAGACTATAGATGCAATTTTGTTCAGCCACTAAGGAGAATTCAAAATTGTGGGTAACTAGTGAAAACTTTTTATGAACAAATGAAAAGGGGAAAAGGAAGATATTAGCCAATTAGTCACTCTAGTgcttcataaaaaaaaaatacaatactTTGAAACAACCTTAAACCAATTTATGTTAATCATTTGTTTTTGCTAACTAGTATTCTGGTCTGTAATATGCTTATGTTATTAGTGCAtgtgaaaatattatttatgttacaTTAGATgagttgaattttttttttaaaaaaaagaattgggaattacattattattgttatggGACCAACCCAGATGCTTTAATTAGATGAATGTTGTGgttaaataaaagaaggaTGACATGCAATTATTATCCTACAAAGAGTAGGACTTAGGAGTTCATTACAAGTGTTTGTTATAAACATTTTAAGATTAGGGAGCTAAATGATTTGTATAGAGCCACTTGAGGACCACAGCCTCATCAAATCTCAAAATTGTCCTTTGCTTAAGATTAATTAGGACCGACCACCTTGTTATGTTTCGGATAAGgtgtattattatttgcaaTTTATGAGGtatcaaaacaaacaaaagttCTTTCTTCAAAACACAAGCACAAACACAAACAAAAGttcattcaaataaatataataattattattataaatattatatagtaatatttggAATTTCTCTGAAACACAACGTCCTTTTCTCGTGAAAATTTTTACTGtataaaagaaaagccaaAGAAAGGTGATAAAACCAAGGTGTCCAAATTGATGATGAGATtataataggaaaaaaaatgtTTGCAAACGACAGATTGTTCAGAATAACAGCtgtaatctttctttttcctaaagTTTTATTGCTAGTTGAAGTCTGTTATTACTGGAAAGTGAAAACCAAACTCCTGGTGTCAAGAGAACAATGTTGGATCATTCTGTGAAAAATATGTAAGCATTGCCTTCAAAAAGAGGGTATTAATTAATGCATCTTTTACTTGATTTGATTGTGGAAATTATATGTAAACATGAACATAAACCCACTGAAGATATTTGTACTTTAACCCCAAAAccagcaaaagaaaagagagaaagtaTAGCAATATCTAAAGAGAGGTAGGAACTCACCAGGTACTCATCAATAGAATCATAACCAAGAACAACATCATCCACCTTTCCTGGTAATTGTcatcaaaattataatgaaagaaacaagatTATTACCAAAAGGAAATTACTAACTGCATATGTTCTTGGAAGAAAAATACAGAAACACCAAACAAAACATACCATATTTATCAGGGAGATATACAGAGATAACACGGGCACCATAGTTGGTGAGCTTTAAAGTGATATTTCCTTTCTTCAGCTCATATACACCAATCTTCTCCTCTGCCAAAGAGCCATTGATGAACCCAAAAGCCAAAAGAATGCTAAGCCACACTAGAACACAGAATtctgccattttcttttttctttcttttcaaagaaaggtTAGATGATGGAATATGAGATATAAAAGATTATGTCTAAATGCTTAAAATTGGGATGTTATATATAGGAAAGGACAAGAGAGATTTATGGCTGTACACTGAAATCTCAATTTATGCTGAATAATCTTTtcttaaacaaagaaaaaaagaaaagaaaagtgggTGATTGATTGGGGTTATCCAGAACATAAAAATTGTGAAagtacttttcttttctactttGCTCTTATGGATGATAGCCTGTTCATTGACTTGGTAAAGGAGAAAATGTGAGAAGGAAGATTCTTTTGCATTGTCCAATTATGGACCGCCacttgaatttatttatctttatatcagaataataacagaaaaaaaatattatcgtattcttttaattattaaattattggcacATATggaagtattatttattttttataagataaAGATTTAACAATATGCAAAGTCTTTTTAATCCGGGTCGGACGGATCTTGTGTCATATTTTCAATCCAAGGTCTTAAgtcatttatataaaagaatttgcaTATAAACTTAGCTGTAATGGTGTATCAAAGGAAGGCGgccaaatatttaaaatacacTTATAGTTGAATACCAACATAATATaagcaaaataatatatatatatatatatatatatatatatatatatatatatatatatatatatatattactttgtgctaattaaaatctgatatttcaattaaggaaaaataatatttggaAGTTTTAGAATTCCTATAGTaatatattaatgaaaattaataatttttatgacaGTCATGGGCGTCCAATTCCATTAATTCTTCTTACTGAAAATCTGAAATTCAATTAATAGTTGAATTAACTGATACAAGCAATTGGgatttaactttaattttttttttcttatgttttacACCATAAAATGGATTAGATAAACGAATTTTATGAATgcaaaaatattgatttttttaggACAATTCTGTCGAGGAAccattaaatttctattttgaatctaaattaaacaactttattaataacttaaaatatgAACTTTTCCACTGATCACCTCCAcaattaattactattttccCCTTTAAATCTTATATTCTCTACCTTTTCAGTTAATAATGATGTTTATTAAGAATTGTCCCAATTACTTGAGAAAAAAtggggaagaagagaaaaaggatcACTACTTACTCTCAATTTTACTTTCTATATTATtcacatatttaatttgtttgccTTCACCTTATAGATGAATAtgtaaccttttctttttttataaaagataaaaaaagcagtttttttttttccaaaagatttcgattttaaatttaataccaaaaaaagatttatcaaaacaataaataaaaaaatataaaatagtttttaattcttaataagtaaaaaaaaaatgaaaaaagaaaaattaccaaaCTAACccttaatatttaatagtaaGTTTACACAAGTTTtgtatatatgtttttattttaaaatagtacTTTTTTTTACATTGAATTACCAATTAATATCATGAGAATATGAGCAGATTTGCACCAGAGAAGGAAGCTATCCAAATTTGAATTCAGATGAAAAGAGAAGAATGATCTCAAATTGGGATATTATTCATCAGTAAAAAAGATTTACAAGATACattatttaactttataataGAATTAGTTTCCGATGGGGTTCTACTCATATTTGGATTgtttgattgataaatgtataaatatCAAACACAGAACAATCTCAAATGGTTGTGAAATTGAACAGCATGTGATGCTTGTAAACCTTTCCTTGCTGCACCAGGGATTGAGGGAACGCAGGGTGGTTAACAAAATCAGGGTACCATTGAGTCTCCAAGCATAAACCTGCATGAGCTTGGTACACAACGCCACCTTTTCCCTTGACATTGTTGATCATGTTACCAGTGTAGAATTGCAAGCCAGGAGCATCTGTAGCCAACTCCATTCTCACTCCTGACTTGACATCCTCTACTATTGCTACCTGCCTTATCTTGTTGGGCTCAAAATCATCGAGAACATAGTTAATATCATAACCTTTAGGAAGCAGGTCAATCCTTTTCCCGACAGGCTTAAGTTCAGGTTCAGTGAAATCATATGCAGTTCCTCTTGCATACAGAAGTTGACCGGTTGGGACCAGGTTCTCATCAACCGCGGTGTAAAATTGTCCGAAAATCCGAACCTTTGCTTCCAAGATATTCCCACTGTTGTGACCAGCTAAGTTCCAGTAAGTATGTTGGGCCAGACTGACTGGAGATACCTTATCATCAAGACCTTTTGCTTTCATGAAAACGCTCAATTGACCATCTGCAAGAAGTGTGTAAGTGACAACTACTCGAAGTGCACCGGGGAATCCTGCAAGAATATACATAATAAACCGTTAATCAGTTTGCAGTCCAGTGTATTTCAGAAACATAGATAGATGATGCAAACCTTCTTCACCATCAGAGCTGCGATGGGTAAAGACAATGAAAGGAGCATTTCCACTGTTCTTGTACTTGGTGACTTTCCAGACAACATCAGAATATCCTTTAGCGCCACCATGAAGCATGTTTTTGCCATCGTTGGCTGGTAGTTTATATGTTTTTCCATTTAGCTTAAATTCAGCACCTCCAATTCTATTGGCAACACGTCCCACGACTGCTCCAAAATATGTCGAGTCGGTCtgcatataatttttcaattcgTTTTAGAagaaactaattttatatctcTCTCTTaaacatttcttttctttttctcttttacattttaaaagctacttttaatcaattatttacttgaaaaatttaagaaaatctCACTTGGTACTCCTTGATGGTATCATAACCGAGAACAACATCAATTGGCTTTCCTGTAAAccattagaaaaaaagaaaatgtcaaaGGATAATTACGAAAAGAGAATGTGTATTTAGAAAGGGCAAAATAGATACTAactatataattaagtaatggaaaaaaatgatcaaataaggacaaaataaaaagaaaaaagtatacCAGTTTTATCAGGAATAACAAAAGAGACAATAGATGCACCCCAGTTAGTGAGCTTCATGGAAATGTTTCCCTTCTTAAGTTCATAAAATTCAACCTTTTCTTCAGCGCCATTGGCAAATCCAAAGGCTACCAAAATGCAAAAGCAAAACAGAAAAGATATCTTTcccattttttgtttttcctttttgtattTAAGTTAATACAATACAATTGATTGAAATAACTTAGCTTCTCcaatcttttatatatgtttttggTGTATGctaaatttagatattaatatatacatagtaaACAAGAGATCGAAATTTATGGGTTGTGTATGTATGTTAAGGCTGAGATTTAAGAAAGAACAAATAATTTCTGCTATATTAATCAATCACTTGTTTCACCAATGAATTTTCAACGCTTGAGGTGGCGAGTAACATGCTTACAATaagttaattagttattaacaCAATAATAAGGCCATTTCTTCACAcgtaaaaagaaaacctaGTTTTGCTGTTGCATAATTTCAAGCAAGCCCTATTAAATTTACTATTATGGGAAAAAAATgtatagaatttttatcatattgcaTACCAACAATTAGTTAGGCACAAATGAACCAAttgggaaaaaagaaaacattctATTATGAACTTGTAAAGTAACTAAACCTAAGAGATTAACTAAGCCATAAAAATTGTACAActtcaatttttgttttactAAGCCTAAGAGATTAACTAAGCCATAAAAATGATTTGATAGTGGCATATGATATGACCCAACAGCTCGAGACTGTATTTAGCACAActtcaatttttgttttactagattttttgagttttgaaaattaattttatagtttatttgatttttttttttaaatggacATAAAGAAAacagtttataaaaatttccAAACCAAACTTTTCAAGAACCAACAACAATGTATGCACACTCTTTAGAATTTTTAGACAAATGTTCTTTTCCTACTAAAAAAGGTCATCTTAGAATTTTTAGACAAGTGTTCTTTTTTGACTAAAAGATATCATTTTAAGAACATAGtttgttttaataaaagataatttacgatttcaaatatttatagaacagacttttaatttagtataagAATAGATAAATCATCTGAatattaggaaaagaaaatggaattcAGAAATAtcctaaaatcaataaaatatatcatttttactgtataaattttttttaaaaaaaatattattttcttaacttttttaaaaagcatGATGTGGTTGCTTTTCTATTGCTTTttgattatcttttattttattttttttatttttactaaaaaaaatcaaagaaaaactaaacaatacccaaaattatatttataaaaaaaatgttaaaaaattatatctttaatattttcacacagtaaaaataaaataaaaaacttatacagtatttttgataaaaaaaatttaaaaatatgaatatttttgttattttttcaaaaaaaaaaagggttagAAATAAGGCTTGAAAGATACACAGCTAAAAAATGTTGAAAATGCCAACGAGATGTTGTTCATTTAGATGGTAcatatttcttataataagaGAATTCTCACGTTGCAAATTTTGTACatcaaagttttatttaagatTGAAAATTTGATTAGTGCAGAAAGAACACAAGAACATATAGATTTTTCCagcattttttttaaaagacataagataatgataaagaaaaaaaataaaactttgataagcttttttgttaaaattatacGTCTTCAAGTTGCAATGACCaagtttcaaaaataaaaaagaaaaaaaaagacttgCAATGACAAAAACATTTTCACATAACCAGGCcatataaattattgttttcaATTACCAAAGTAGAATGCTAGACAGCAATAAAAGTAAGGAGTTTTCATGTTACAAACTAAACTCAGACCTGATTCTGAGTtcctcaaattaaaatttaacattcAAGACATTGTCTCCAGTGTATCCATAACAGCATCAAAACGCCAAGAGAGTTCCCCTTAAGATGATTCACTCCAACAGTGAACATCCTCTTCTGCCTTATCGTGTTACTCTATAACCCTACATATCacaacaattaattttaaaagggacgttaataatattaaaaatattaatatataaataaataaataacatattatgGTCAAACAGCATGCCTactcttctctctttcttttcagaaaATTAAATCATGCATATCTTACTCAAGGATTGGATTGTCAAATTAGGAGGTAACAAGGCCTCTTTTTCTTGGCCTCCCCCAAGTCACTGTGATATTGGGGATGTGTTGAACCAGGCCATGGTCCACCCTCGAGCTATTATCCACTTCTTTGGCTTAGCGGATTTAGGAGTGGGGGTGGGGGCGCTTGGGTTTATAAGGCAAAAGCCTCTTCACTCTTAATTGATGTAGGAATCGGGGTATCATCACACATCCCtttatcaaactttattaGTTTGTACTTGGTGAGCAGTCCTCATACAAAAGAACACAGTGAAACAAGTAAACAAACCTTAACACGTTTCAAGAGATCCTTAGCATTAGCATCATTGTTGAAGTGATCTCGTACAGGCTGCGGAAAATATCAAGAGAACAATTAGTTTGTACACCAAACTGCAAATCGCAAAAAACAAACACCAAGAGAAGTATGAAAGCAACAGATCCATGCATGGACACACAACAATTGCCATATACTAAGCCAGGTGAGACATTTATTCTGGCAAAGAAGCAATAGCAAAGTCTTACCTTCAATATCATATTTATCGCTTTAGACAAAGCAGGTTTCAGGTCACCAGGATGCAATTCACCACTTTCATAATCAGCAACAAGTTTTTCAAAGCTTTCATAGGTCCTAAATTGATAAAGGAACATATACGCATCAGGAAACAGCTCATTGATGTTGAACTACAATACTAAATAAGAGTGCAGCAACTAAGATAAACTGcataatttgagaaagaaagggaCAATGGTTCAAAACTCATAAAAAGGGGAAGGAGAGAGGGAGAAAGAAGATAACACAACTTACTTTTCTCCACCATTCTTTTCACTCCGTTCCACCTTGAATTCATTAAACCAAGGGAAGATAATGTATTTGAGGTATTCCAGACAAGGATTCTTCTCAACCTGCTGCGGCGGACAGAATGCTTTCTTTATCTTCAAATTTACTTCTGCCTATgacaaaaaattgaaagaagtaatttataaccaatattttatatgtaagGACATCTACTCCACAGATCATTTtacatcatttatttttccttgTATGAAATTGAAACATACCTCTTCATCCTCCATAAAGATGGAAGAAGA comes from Ricinus communis isolate WT05 ecotype wild-type chromosome 5, ASM1957865v1, whole genome shotgun sequence and encodes:
- the LOC8276043 gene encoding 3-dehydroquinate synthase homolog isoform X1, coding for MAVLLPSSANTTILPKQLSTAFPPQPGSLNILWNSCYSRKLKTNHNSFVAMSSLNNASRISSGDYDKLKKVWIWTENKQVMTAAVERGWNTFIFCYKCRELADEWSSTAMIYPLFVKEDEILDGENKRVAATFDVSTPQELEQFQLENAQAENIVVNLLDWQIIPAENIVAAFQGSQKTVFAVSKTPSEAKVFLEALEHGLGGIILRVEDVEAVFELKNYFDRRNEASNVLILTKATVSKIQAAGMGDRVCVDLCSLMRPGEGLLVGSFARGLFLVHSECLESNYIASRPFRVNAGPVHAYISVPGGKTCYLSELRAGKEVIVVDQKGQLRTAIVGRVKIESRPLVLLEAKIDSDYQTVYSIFLQNAETVALVPPCQGNGTQNVAIPVTALKVGDEVLLRLQGAARHTGIEIQEFIVEN
- the LOC8276043 gene encoding 3-dehydroquinate synthase homolog isoform X2, which gives rise to MNATAMIYPLFVKEDEILDGENKRVAATFDVSTPQELEQFQLENAQAENIVVNLLDWQIIPAENIVAAFQGSQKTVFAVSKTPSEAKVFLEALEHGLGGIILRVEDVEAVFELKNYFDRRNEASNVLILTKATVSKIQAAGMGDRVCVDLCSLMRPGEGLLVGSFARGLFLVHSECLESNYIASRPFRVNAGPVHAYISVPGGKTCYLSELRAGKEVIVVDQKGQLRTAIVGRVKIESRPLVLLEAKIDSDYQTVYSIFLQNAETVALVPPCQGNGTQNVAIPVTALKVGDEVLLRLQGAARHTGIEIQEFIVEN
- the LOC8276042 gene encoding galactose mutarotase, giving the protein MAEFCVLVWLSILLAFGFINGSLAEEKIGVYELKKGNITLKLTNYGARVISVYLPDKYGKVDDVVLGYDSIDEYLNDTSSFGATVGRVANRIAGAQFTLNGTTYKLVPNEGKNMLHGGRKGFSKVVWKVKKYKQAGHTPHITLTYRSFDGEEGFPGNLRVTLAYTLLENNQLSITMKAKAQKKSTPVNLANHAYWNLGGQSSGDILSQEIQIFASRYTPLDSQLIPTGQIVSVKATPYDFLNPATIGSKINQLPKGYDINYALDASAHNKMKKTAIVHDKKTGRVMELFTNQPGLQFYTSNTLEKKGKGGFVYKPHAALCLETQGYPDAVNHPNFPSVIVNPGKSYKHYMLFKFSTS
- the LOC8276041 gene encoding galactose mutarotase, translated to MGKISFLFCFCILVAFGFANGAEEKVEFYELKKGNISMKLTNWGASIVSFVIPDKTGKPIDVVLGYDTIKEYQTDSTYFGAVVGRVANRIGGAEFKLNGKTYKLPANDGKNMLHGGAKGYSDVVWKVTKYKNSGNAPFIVFTHRSSDGEEGFPGALRVVVTYTLLADGQLSVFMKAKGLDDKVSPVSLAQHTYWNLAGHNSGNILEAKVRIFGQFYTAVDENLVPTGQLLYARGTAYDFTEPELKPVGKRIDLLPKGYDINYVLDDFEPNKIRQVAIVEDVKSGVRMELATDAPGLQFYTGNMINNVKGKGGVVYQAHAGLCLETQWYPDFVNHPAFPQSLVQQGKVYKHHMLFNFTTI